Proteins encoded in a region of the Tautonia marina genome:
- a CDS encoding DUF6655 family protein: protein MGRSDRREIGRTARMAVGAVVLLIGAGSGCGSIRVTDTPRSATEQLLLTQAWDEAIGSIDFSQFAATPVKLDDALLAGPDKNWMVYRLRESMARQGVILVDDKEKAEVVIEAAAGVYGTNSNSVILGIPANNMMGALPFVPPMAMGEAALATRTDQYGVTRLALFARDTATGHFVWESGTIDADSYLRNATIGGIALRSGSIELPSDRHRRRMLHRLTGRGEPPPQPGGHVHH from the coding sequence ATGGGGAGGTCCGACCGGAGGGAGATCGGGCGGACGGCCCGGATGGCGGTCGGGGCGGTCGTGCTGCTGATCGGTGCGGGGTCGGGGTGCGGATCGATCCGGGTGACCGACACGCCGAGATCGGCGACCGAGCAGCTCTTGCTGACCCAGGCCTGGGACGAGGCGATCGGGTCGATCGATTTCTCGCAGTTCGCGGCCACGCCGGTCAAGCTCGATGACGCCTTGCTCGCCGGGCCGGACAAGAACTGGATGGTCTACCGGCTCCGCGAGTCGATGGCCCGGCAGGGGGTGATTCTGGTCGATGACAAGGAGAAGGCCGAGGTGGTCATCGAGGCGGCGGCGGGGGTCTACGGCACGAATTCGAACTCGGTGATCCTCGGCATTCCCGCCAATAACATGATGGGAGCCTTGCCCTTTGTGCCGCCGATGGCGATGGGAGAGGCGGCCCTGGCGACCCGGACCGATCAGTACGGCGTGACCCGCCTGGCCCTCTTTGCCCGAGACACCGCCACCGGGCATTTCGTCTGGGAGTCGGGCACAATCGACGCCGATTCCTACCTCCGCAATGCCACCATCGGGGGGATCGCCCTCCGCTCCGGTTCGATCGAGCTGCCCTCCGACCGCCATCGCCGGCGCATGCTCCACCGATTGACCGGCAGGGGCGAACCGCCGCCCCAACCGGGAGGCCACGTCCACCACTGA